In Antedon mediterranea chromosome 10, ecAntMedi1.1, whole genome shotgun sequence, one genomic interval encodes:
- the LOC140060364 gene encoding beta,beta-carotene 15,15'-dioxygenase-like → MLLRNSGLFFRRLGIASIMSTSINEMLTKTYLKDNPTPTEAVIEGALPQWLSGELLRTGPAIFEVGGQKMNHFFDGFAMLLRFTIKDGSVKYQSHFLNSETYRQSFKQNRIVVSQFGTASYPDPCKSIFHRFMSKFSVPELTDNGNVNIIPIADELYASSETQNLCKIDLDSMTNTEKVNIFRRNNIAVNTQTAHPHVESDGTVYNLGTAFSGRSCYKIVRFDAQKKESGPTASVVSTIPSSSGRNPSYYHSFGMTENYIILMEYPFIVDVLSLIISQFTGKTFFNTLSFDQAKPTYINIIDKKTGETVVKHKADAMFSFHHVNAFEKDGHIFMDLLHYDNIDIFHKLFLENIRKDDLNEIYATPRRFVLPLKVEKDSATNGELTLPAGTSCRAVVQDDGMVHCHSEVLMDVRIELPQMNYKEYNGKPYKYFYGVSAGFKELLKVDVENKTSVRWFEEGCHASEPVFVANPKAKEEDDGVVLSTVLDCREGKRPFLLVLNAKTFKEECRAVVPVEGWAYSLHGRFVSKF, encoded by the exons ATGTTGCTTCGTAACAGTGGGCTATTTTTTCGTAGATTAGGCATAGCAAGCATCATGTCGACTTCTATTAATGAAATGTTAACAAAGACTTATTTGAAAGATAATCCAACCCCAACAGAGGCTGTAATCGAAG GAGCGTTACCACAATGGCTTAGTGGGGAATTGCTTCGAACTGGTCCAGCCATATTCGAGGTTGGCGGCCAAAAAATGAACCACTTCTTTGATGGATTTGCAATGTTGTTACGATTCACAATCAAAGATGGCAGCGTTAAGTATCAAAGTCATTTTTTGAATAGTGAGACTTACAGACAATCTTTCAAACAGAATCGCATCGTTGTGTCACAATTTGGTACCGCATCCTACCCAGATCCATGCAAGAGTATTTTCCATCGTTTCATGTCAAAGTTTTCGGTTCCTGAGCTGACAGACAACGGAAATGTGAATATTATTCCTATTGCTGATGAACTATATGCGTCTTCAGAAACGCAGAACTTGTGCAAAATTGATTTAGATTCAATGACAAATACAGAGAAG GTAAATATTTTTCGCAGAAATAACATAGCTGTGAATACGCAGACAGCGCATCCACATGTTGAATCTGACGGGACTGTCTACAACCTTGGAACAGCATTCTCTGGAAGAAGTTGCTATAAGATCGTCCGCTTTGATGCTCAAAAGAAAG AATCAGGGCCAACTGCGTCAGTGGTTAGCACCATACCATCATCATCAGGACGAAACCCATCATATTACCACAGCTTTGGAATGACTGAAAATTACATCATCCTGATGGAATACCCGTTTATCGTCGACGTCCTATCCTTAATCATTTCACAATTTACGGGAAAAACGTTCTTCAACACATTGTCCTTTGACCAGGCCAAGCCAACGTATATCAACATTATCGACAAGAAGACGGGTGAAACTGTTGTCAAGCACAAAGCAGACGCCATGTTTTCATTTCATCATGTTAATGCGTTTGAGAAGGATGGTCACATCTTCATGGACCTTCTACATTATGATAACATCGATATTTTTCATAAACTATTCCTTGAGAATATTCGAAAGGAtgatttaaatgaaatatatgcAACTCCAAGGCGATTTGTTTTGCCCCTTAAAGTAGAAAAG GATTCTGCGACAAATGGTGAATTAACTCTTCCTGCTGGTACGTCCTGTCGTGCTGTTGTTCAAGACGATGGAATGGTCCATTGTCACTCAGAGGTTTTAATGGATGTTC GCATTGAACTTCCGCAAATGAACTACAAAGAATACAATGGCAAACCTTACAAATACTTTTATGGAGTTAGTGCCGGATTCAAAGAG TTACTGAAAGTTGatgttgaaaataaaacatCTGTGAGGTGGTTCGAAGAAGGATGCCATGCGTCTGAACCAGTGTTTGTTGCAAACCCAAAAGCAAAAGAAGAAGATGATG GAGTGGTCTTGTCAACTGTTCTAGATTGCCGAGAAGGAAAGCGTCCATTTCTGCTTGTCCTCAATGCGAAGACTTTTAAAGAGGAATGCAGAGCAGTGGTACCAGTTGAAGGATGGGCTTATAGTTTACATGGCCGATTTGTATCAAAATTCTAA
- the LOC140060365 gene encoding integral membrane protein GPR180-like yields MNFSLVFIVVSCSAFHIVSCMHIVGTWDSGSFSSLLAKFSFNPVSDSAMDGGGYVYGNVTLQYGSAADDQQSLASFSLMLLDKDAFPKYDDVLSSQIFDSCSEIFDVLVDQTNYEMINRCNPKNMGKYIVEVPCQIDQICPTEREDDLVQDSQFTFQILDSKPRYWYLVLLACYPYDNESMTKNCTWAQSTSDAVVDYNIWLVNGYPNGSFNFNPFTFQFSYEKQTILQMFMVFAFLYTILFPAQITAQCGQSHPLVKLLTLCLFLEYIGVVCYFIHYVLYAVNGKGFSWLEHMGQLFQIVMQCCFMLLLLLLAKGWTITRTDIHQKKIVFAVWGVYSLFYVFLYFWQMLMISFVSDTTEYQSLAGGIVLALRLIILIWFVYELHTTRLQESAEPKLKFYKYFGIGYFVWFIHLPILVIIAAMISPQYRLKAITGMTLSGDLLSISAMVYLLWPSRNPTYFKLVVDERKVLLQKYGYAYNTI; encoded by the exons atgaatttttctttagtttttataGTGGTATCTTGTAGTGCATTTCATATTGTAAGTTGTATGCATATAGTTGGGACGTGGGATAGCGGTAGTTTTTCAAGCCTGCTCGCAAAATTCAGTTTTAATCCGGTTAGCGACAGTGCGATGGACGGAGGAGGATATGTTTATGGTAACGTTACTCTTCAATATGGTTCAGCAGCAGATGACCAGCAGAGCCTAGCGAGTTTTTCTTTGATGTTGCTAGATAAAGACGCATTTCCGAAATACGATGATGTTTTATCGAGTCAAATATTTGATTCCTGCTCAGAAATTTTCGATGTATTAGTCGACCAAACAAACTATGAAATGATAAACAGGTGCAATCCGAAAAATATGGGTAAATACATTGTTGAAGTGCCTTGCCAAATTGACCAGATCTGTCCCACTGAAAGAGAAGACGATCTTGTGCAAGATTCACAATTTACATTCCAAATTTTAGATAGCAAACCAAG GTATTGGTATCTAGTTCTTCTCGCCTGTTACCCATACGACAACGAGTCTATGACAAAGAACTGCACATGGGCCCAGTCAACATCAGACGCAGTGGTTGACTACAACATCTGGCTCGTCAATGGCTACCCAAACGGCAGCTTCAACTTTAACCCCTTCACATTCCAATTCTCCTACGAGAAACAAACCATCCTTCAGATGTTCATGGTGTTTGCATTCCTCTATACAATCCTATTCCCTGCGCAGATCACAGCGCAATGTGGGCAGTCGCATCCATTGGTGAAACTCCTCACGTTGTGTCTGTTCTTGGAGTATATTGGCGTAGTGTGTTACTTCATCCATTACGTGTTGTATGCGGTGAACGGCAAGGGCTTTTCATGGTTGGAGCACATGGGCCAGTTGTTTCAAATAGTGATGCAGTGTTGTTTTATGCTTCTGCTTTTGTTGCTGGCTAAGGGCTGGACCATTACAAGAACCGACATTCATCAAAAGAAGATAGTTTTTGCCGTTTGGGGTGTTTATTCGCTCTTTTATGTGTTTCTGTACTTTTGGCAAATG tTGATGATCAGTTTTGTGTCCGATACCACCGAATACCAGTCACTTGCTGGTGGCATTGTTCTAGCCCTCCGACTCATCATTCTCATCTGGTTCGTGTATGAGCTTCACACCACCAGGCTTCAGGAGAGTGCTGAGCCAAAGCTTAAGTTTTACAAGTACTTTGGCATTGGTTACTTTGTGTGGTTTATTCATCTACCAATACTTGTGATAATCGCTGCTATGATCTCACCACAGTATAGACTGAAGGCTATAACTG GTATGACCTTGTCTGGAGACCTACTATCAATCTCTGCAATGGTGTACCTGCTATGGCCATCACGCAATCCAACATACTTTAAACTCGTGGTAGATGAGCGGAAGGTACTTCTCCAAAAATATGGCTACGCCTATAACACCATCTAG
- the LOC140060436 gene encoding dipeptidyl peptidase 3-like, giving the protein MTDSQFLIPNSAPIVNLDCKSAWNGLNDKEKKYAHFLSRASWSGGLICLLQCSPESPIIFYLLQKLFRAQPVKEFGEAAKKICPEDWEAFMTYAAAFYANLGNYKSFGDTKFVPNLPKESFKKIVWASAAYGKDSTTIEKIWNACGDNMYSLEPVQKQMGLGDKGISTYFSGNCTLEDAELAQKFLNEKKISPYNTRLFKTIGADEKPEYEVRLAASDSSGEGAPFGDFKFDGINFKVTQGDYGYLMSKVAENLNKAKEFAANENQSKMIDGYIESFTTGSIDAHKEGSRNWIKDKGPIVENYIGFIESYRDPYGVRGEWEGFVSIVNKAMSAKFSNLVDQSETLLSLLPWTADYEKDHFLKPDFTSLDVLSFASSGIPAGINIPNYDDIRQDDGFKNVSLGNVLSAHSKGDKITFLTEEDKKLFSSLKASAFEVQVGLHELLGHGSGKLFIKNKDGSFNFDPEVKNLITGEKISTWYLEGETWDTKFSTMASTYEECRAECVGLYLCLNRDILKIFGHEGEGADNILYINWLNMVRAGLLGLEFYTPETETWRQAHMQARHVILRVLLEAGHGLVTITRTTDEDGQPNAIITLDRSKIETVGKEAIGTFLRNLQVYKSTGDFVGAKAYYGQYSAVNDDTPEKFLNLREVVMLQKQPRRMFVQVNTKLSEGGSVELCEYEATATGIVESFIDRFSEAYESNVYDLWQKDKQHF; this is encoded by the exons ATGACCGATTCACAGTTCCTTATCCCGAACTCTGCCCCCATAGTGAATCTTGATTGTAAATCAGCATGGAATGGCCTCAATGACAAGGAGAAGAAATATGCGCATTTCCTTTCAAGAGCATCATGGAGTGGTGGGTTAATATGCCTTCTTCAGTGTTCTCCAGAGTCTCCTATCATATTCTATCTGCTTCAGAAGTTGTTCAGAGCACAACCAGTTAAGGAATTTGGAGAAGCTGCTAAGAAAATCTGTCCAGAAGATTGGGAG gCATTTATGACATATGCTGCAGCCTTCTACGCGAACCTTGGCAACTACAAGTCATTTGGTGACACAAAGTTTGTACCTAATCTACCAAAG GAAAGCTTCAAGAAGATTGTATGGGCGAGTGCAGCTTACGGAAAAGATTCTACAACTATCGAGAAAATCTGGAATGCTTGTGGTGATAATATGTATTCTTTAGAGCCTGTGCAAAAGCAGATGGGACTAGGAGATAAG GGCATCTCAACTTACTTTTCTGGCAACTGTACCTTGGAGGATGCTGAATTGGCTCAGAAATTCTTGAATGAAAAG AAAATTAGTCCTTACAACACACGTCTGTTTAAAACAATTGGAGCTGATGAGAAACCTGAGTATGAAGTTAGACTGGCAGCATCAGATAGTTCAG gtgaagGAGCACCATTTGGTGACTTTAAATTTGATGGCATTAACTTCAAAGTAACGCAAGGTGATTATGGATACCTGATGTCAAAGGTCGCAGAAAATCTGAATAAAGCAAAA GAATTTGCGGCCAATGAGAATCAGAGTAAAATGATTGATGGGTATATAGAGAGTTTCACCACAGGATCAATAGACGCTCACAAGGAAGGCTCCAGAAACTGGATCAAAGACAAAGGACCAATTGTAGAAAA CTATATTGGCTTTATAGAAAGCTATCGTGATCCATATGGAGTGAGGGGAGAATGGGAAG GCTTTGTTTCAATAGTCAACAAGGCAATGAGCGCCAAGTTCTCCAATTTGGTCGACCAATCAGAAACCTTACTGTCGCTGTTACCATGGACTGCAGATTATGAGAAGGACCATTTCTTGAAGCCGGACTTCACCTCCTTGGATGTGTTGTCGTTTGCTTCCAGTGGTATTCCTGCAGGAATCAACATTCCTAATT atGATGACATTAGACAGGATGATGGCTTTAAAAATGTATCACTTGGCAATGTACTGTCAGCGCATAGCAAAGGCGATAAAATTACTTTTCTCACTGAAGAAGACAAG AAACTGTTTTCTAGTCTCAAGGCATCAGCCTTTGAAGTGCAGGTTGGTCTACATGAACTGCTTGGACATGGCAGTGGAAAGCTGTTCATTAAAAACAAAGATGGCTCTTTCAACTTTGACCCAGAGGTCAAGAATCTGATAACTGGAGAAAAg ATTTCCACGTGGTACCTTGAAGGTGAAACATGGGATACCAAATTCTCCACAATGGCCTCCACTTATGAGGAATGCAGGGCTGAATGTGTTGGCTTGTACCTCTGTCTTAATAGAGATATTCTCAA GATATTTGGACATGAGGGTGAAGGAGCTGACAACATCCTGTATATTAACTGGTTAAATATGGTACGAGCTGGGCTGTTGGGATTGGAATTCTACACGCCAGAAACCGAAACATGGAGACAG GCCCATATGCAAGCCCGACATGTGATTCTACGCGTTCTACTAGAAGCTGGGCATGGGCTAGTGACTATCACCAGGACCACCGATGAGGATGGGCAACCAAATGCAATCATAACATTAGATCGCAGCAAGATAGAAACGGTTGGCAAGGAAGCAATTGGAACATTCCTCAGGAATTTACAG GTGTACAAATCGACTGGTGACTTTGTCGGAGCCAAAGCGTACTATGGCCAGTACTCTGCTGTGAATGACGACACACCTGAAAAGTTTCTAAACTTAAGAGAAGTGGTGATGCTACAAAAACAGCCCCGTAGGATGTTCGTGCAAGTAAACACAAAACTGAGTGAAG GTGGTTCAGTGGAGCTCTGCGAATATGAAGCCACGGCTACAGGAATTGTTGAATCTTTTATTGACCGATTCAGTGAGGCGTATGAAAGCAACGTCTATGATCTCTGGCAAAAAgacaaacaacatttttaa
- the LOC140060437 gene encoding N-acylneuraminate-9-phosphatase-like, whose protein sequence is MNNFQVKAILLDLDNTLVDTKGADTKAYSKVENYICTNYQHFNSKEAILAFQKLLKEKEIDPDGIKTPDEWRTGLWQTALGSDVSLALASEVYQLWKDTRIEGIFFTKEIKSFLRALRLKYKLLLLTNGDSVIQRSKIKQCNARDYFDGMVISGDEPHAKPHISIFEKSFKMLSVTSTECIMVGDSLATDIEGGINSDCLATVWINPGGHPPASSAPKPHYTISSILELTNVLDKIANKS, encoded by the exons atgaataactttCAAGTTAAAGCTATATTATTAGATTTAGATAACACCCTCGTTGACACAAAAGGAGCAGACACTAAAGCATATTCTAAG gtTGAAAACTATATTTGCACCAACtatcaacattttaattcaaaagaaGCAATTTTAGCTTTTCAGAAGTTACTTAAGGAAAAGGAAATTGACCCCGATGGTATAAAAACACCAGATGAGTGGCGAACCGGTTTATGGCAGACAGCTCTTGGCAGTGATGTCAGTCTAGCATTAGCATCTGAAGTCTATCAACTGTGGAAGGACACAAGAATCGAGGGTAtcttttttacaaaagaaatcAAATCTTTTTTGAGAGCGTTAcgattgaaatataaattactaCTACTAACAAACGGTGATTCTGTAATTCAGCGATCTAAGATAAAGCAATGCAATGCCAGAGACTATTTTGATGGCATGGTGATCAGCGGTGATGAACCACACGCAAAGCCGCATATTTCAATCTTTGAAAAGTCATTTAAGATGTTGTCTGTCACCTCTACCGAGTGTATAATGGTTGGAGATAGTCTAGCTACTGACATTGAAGGTGGAATCAATTCAGATTGTCTCGCAACTGTATGGATAAACCCAGGTGGTCATCCACCTGCGTCTTCTGCTCCAAAGCCTCATTACACTATTTCAAGTATACTAGAATTAACCAATGTATTAGACAAAATTGCAAACAAAagttaa
- the LOC140059987 gene encoding DNA repair protein RAD51 homolog A-like → MAMQLEQQHEEVQEDFGPLAIGKLEANGISSNDVKKLEEHGYHTVEAVAYATKKELCNIKGISDAKADKIKNEAMKLVPMGFTTATQFHQQRSEIIQVTTGSKELDKLLQGGIETGSITEIFGEFRTGKTQICHTMAVTCQLPIDNGGGEGKCLYIDTEGTFRPERLLAVAERYNLNGSDVLDNVAYARAYNSDHQTQLLMQAAAMMSESRYALLIVDSATALYRTDYSGRGELSARQMHLARFLRTLLRLADEYGVAIVITNQVVAQVDGAAMFTADPKKPIGGNIMAHASTTRLYLRKGRGETRICKIYDSPCLPESEAMFAILKDGVGDPKD, encoded by the exons ATGGCAATGCAATTAGAACAGCAACATGAAGAAGTGCAGGAGGATTTTGGTCCACTTGCTATTGGAAAAttggag GCCAATGGTATTAGCAGTAATGATGTCAAGAAACTGGAAGAGCATGGTTATCACACTGTAGAAGCAGTCGCATATGCTACCAAAAAAGAGCTCTGTAATATAAAGGGAATCAGTGATGCAAAGGCAGATAAAATCAAG AACGAAGCAATGAAGCTAGTGCCAATGGGCTTCACAACAGCAACACAATTCCACCAACAGAGATCAGAAATCATTCAAGTTACTACAGGATCAAAAGAATTAGATAAACTATTACAag GTGGAATTGAAACTGGTTCAATAACAGAAATCTTTGGTGAATTTAGGACAGGAAAAACACAGATATGTCATACAATGGCTGTTACATGTCAG TTACCAATTGATAATGGTGGTGGAGAAGGTAAATGTCTTTATATTGATACTGAGGGGACGTTTAGACCAGAAAGGTTATTGGCAGTGGCAGAGAG GTATAACCTGAATGGTAGTGATGTATTAGATAATGTAGCCTATGCCAGAGCTTATAACAGCGATCACCAGACTCAGTTGTTGATGCAAGCGGCAGCCATGATGTCAGAATCCAG GTATGCACTGTTGATAGTGGACAGTGCTACTGCTTTGTACCGGACAGACTATAGTGGGCGCGGTGAGTTGTCGGCCAGACAGATGCATTTAGCTCGTTTTCTTAGAACACTGCTTAGACTTGCTGATGag TATGGCGTGGCCATCGTGATAACCAACCAAGTCGTGGCACAAGTGGACGGCGCTGCGATGTTTACCGCGGATCCTAAGAAACCAATAGGAGGCAACATTATGGCACATGCCTCCACTACTAG GTTATATTTGCGAAAAGGACGAGGAGAGACACGAATCTGTAAAATCTACGATTCACCCTGCTTACCGGAATCTGAGGCGATGTTTGCTATTTTGAAAGATGGTGTTGGTGATCCCAAAGATTAA